Proteins encoded within one genomic window of Nordella sp. HKS 07:
- a CDS encoding co-chaperone GroES codes for MKFRPLHDRVVVRRLKQDTQSKGGIIIPETAREKPVQGEVVAVGPGRRDEAGKLIPIDVKAGEIILFGKWSGTEVKIDSEEFLIIQENDIMGVIVTPAVAKAA; via the coding sequence ATGAAGTTCCGCCCCCTCCACGATCGTGTCGTCGTCCGCCGGCTCAAACAAGACACCCAGAGCAAAGGTGGCATCATCATACCTGAAACCGCCAGGGAGAAGCCGGTGCAGGGCGAAGTGGTCGCCGTCGGCCCCGGTCGCAGGGACGAGGCGGGTAAACTCATTCCCATCGATGTGAAGGCAGGCGAGATTATCCTGTTCGGCAAGTGGTCGGGAACCGAAGTCAAGATCGACAGCGAGGAATTCCTGATCATCCAAGAAAATGATATTATGGGCGTGATCGTCACGCCAGCGGTCGCAAAAGCCGCCTGA
- the selA gene encoding L-seryl-tRNA(Sec) selenium transferase, protein MTGLSANSLRALPSVDQVLKTPLAQTAKERFGRQATTDAIRAVLARARASGLAEGRSSEADDVAADALEQLKSAERSSLRPVYNLTGTVLHTNLGRALLADEVIEAISSVTRKSVSLEFDIEKGERGERDDHLRSLICEMTGAEDATVVNNNAAAVLLVLNTFALGREAIVSRGELIEIGGSFRMPDIMTRAGARLVEVGTTNRTHAKDYVAAIGPETGLVLKVHTSNYRVEGFTAEVPARELAAIAKAQSVALVHDLGSGTLVDLGRFGLSHEPTVREAVADGADLVTFSGDKLLGGPQAGFIVGRKDMIAALGRNPMKRALRVDKLRLAALEATLKLYRDPDRLVERLPTLRLLARPEADIARQAARLRPVLADVLGDAFSVDIIDCPSQIGSGALPLETLPSAGLALRARSGGGHALAALAQALRRLSVPVIGRIENQALVLDLRCLEDEAGFIANFAGLARGEADAMA, encoded by the coding sequence ATGACCGGACTGTCCGCGAACAGCTTGCGTGCGCTTCCCTCGGTCGATCAGGTGCTGAAGACACCGCTCGCGCAAACGGCAAAGGAGCGGTTCGGCCGGCAGGCCACCACGGACGCCATTCGCGCCGTGCTCGCAAGAGCGCGTGCATCCGGCTTGGCGGAAGGCCGGAGTTCGGAAGCGGACGATGTCGCGGCGGATGCCCTGGAACAGCTCAAATCCGCGGAACGATCTTCCTTGCGTCCGGTCTACAACCTTACCGGCACCGTGCTGCACACCAATCTGGGTCGGGCGCTGCTGGCGGACGAGGTTATTGAGGCCATAAGCAGTGTCACGCGCAAGTCCGTTTCTCTCGAATTCGACATCGAGAAAGGTGAGCGCGGTGAACGCGACGATCATCTGCGCTCGCTCATCTGTGAGATGACCGGTGCGGAGGACGCGACGGTCGTCAACAACAACGCGGCGGCGGTTCTCCTGGTCCTCAACACCTTTGCGCTGGGACGCGAGGCGATCGTTTCGCGTGGCGAGCTGATCGAGATCGGCGGCTCGTTCCGCATGCCGGATATCATGACCCGTGCGGGTGCCAGGCTCGTCGAAGTCGGCACCACCAACCGCACGCATGCGAAAGACTACGTGGCGGCGATCGGGCCCGAAACGGGGCTCGTCCTCAAGGTGCACACATCGAACTACCGCGTCGAAGGCTTTACCGCGGAAGTCCCGGCGCGCGAGCTGGCCGCAATCGCCAAAGCGCAGAGCGTAGCGCTGGTCCATGATCTGGGGTCGGGCACGCTCGTCGATCTTGGGCGCTTCGGTCTGAGCCACGAGCCGACGGTCCGCGAGGCGGTCGCTGACGGCGCCGATCTCGTCACCTTCTCGGGCGACAAGCTCTTGGGCGGTCCGCAGGCGGGATTCATCGTCGGGCGCAAGGATATGATCGCCGCCCTCGGCCGCAATCCGATGAAACGGGCGCTGCGGGTGGACAAGCTGCGGCTGGCGGCGCTCGAAGCAACGCTGAAGCTCTATCGCGACCCCGACCGCCTCGTCGAGCGCTTGCCGACGCTTCGATTGCTGGCGCGCCCTGAGGCCGACATCGCGCGACAAGCGGCGCGTCTTCGCCCCGTGCTGGCCGATGTGCTGGGCGACGCATTCTCGGTCGATATCATCGATTGCCCGAGCCAGATCGGATCGGGCGCTTTGCCGCTCGAGACGTTGCCGAGTGCCGGCCTTGCTTTGCGCGCGCGCTCGGGCGGCGGTCACGCGCTGGCAGCCCTGGCCCAGGCGCTACGGCGGCTCAGCGTTCCCGTCATCGGCAGGATCGAGAACCAGGCGCTGGTTCTCGACTTGCGCTGCCTTGAAGATGAGGCAGGCTTCATCGCCAATTTCGCCGGTCTCGCGAGAGGAGAGGCCGATGCGATGGCTTGA
- a CDS encoding RNA polymerase sigma factor region1.1 domain-containing protein has translation MPLGDATLLELIRLARQRGGISMEDLQKALPLESMSVEEISHIVNRLDEAGFDLELDPNLLSPKRKSAPQDIATVAKPEQTVPPEMAPERRTQSTIIPTAADKPIRKNQDIPRSGSPVPAHMLPWVAAFAIVVLAVFFAFAF, from the coding sequence ATGCCCCTCGGCGACGCGACCCTGCTCGAACTGATAAGGCTGGCACGCCAGCGCGGTGGCATCTCGATGGAAGATCTTCAAAAAGCGTTGCCGCTCGAAAGCATGTCCGTCGAAGAGATCTCGCATATCGTCAATCGCCTGGACGAGGCCGGTTTCGATCTCGAACTAGATCCGAACCTGCTCTCCCCTAAGCGCAAATCGGCTCCGCAGGACATAGCGACGGTCGCGAAACCCGAACAGACCGTTCCGCCGGAGATGGCGCCTGAAAGACGAACACAGTCAACAATCATTCCGACTGCAGCAGATAAGCCAATCCGGAAGAACCAGGACATACCGCGCTCCGGCTCTCCCGTGCCGGCGCACATGCTTCCGTGGGTAGCGGCCTTCGCAATTGTGGTGCTCGCGGTCTTTTTCGCTTTCGCATTTTGA
- a CDS encoding formate dehydrogenase subunit gamma, producing the protein MAAYDIQPGDRVHPGRPVTVDRYTLGARINHWITAASLVLLALSGLSLFHPRLYFLTSLFGGGAWVRIIHPWIGVVLFFSFLGLFLRFWKANLWKREDGTWLARVRDVLAAHEENLPEVGKYNAGQKFVFWAMSILIIILILSGLLIWERYFSTYSTIPQQRLALIIHTIAAVVIIGVWIIHVYAAIWVRGTINAMTRGSVTGGWAWRHHRKWLRELVTLRPAEASASKPAKKSRR; encoded by the coding sequence ATGGCCGCGTATGACATACAGCCGGGCGACCGGGTTCATCCCGGCAGGCCCGTGACCGTCGATCGTTACACACTCGGCGCCAGGATCAATCACTGGATTACGGCGGCGAGCCTCGTGCTTCTCGCTCTGTCCGGCCTCTCATTGTTCCATCCGCGCCTGTACTTCCTCACGAGCCTGTTCGGCGGCGGCGCCTGGGTGCGCATTATCCATCCGTGGATCGGCGTCGTGCTCTTCTTCAGCTTCCTCGGGCTCTTCCTGCGTTTCTGGAAGGCCAATCTTTGGAAGCGCGAGGACGGCACCTGGCTTGCGCGTGTGCGCGACGTGCTTGCCGCGCATGAAGAGAACCTGCCCGAGGTCGGCAAGTACAATGCCGGCCAGAAATTCGTGTTCTGGGCCATGTCTATCCTGATCATCATTCTGATCCTGAGTGGTCTCCTCATCTGGGAGCGGTATTTCTCCACCTATTCGACCATACCGCAGCAGCGATTGGCCCTCATCATCCATACAATCGCCGCGGTAGTGATCATCGGTGTGTGGATCATTCATGTCTATGCTGCGATCTGGGTGAGGGGGACCATCAACGCGATGACCCGCGGTTCGGTGACCGGCGGCTGGGCCTGGCGGCACCACCGCAAATGGCTGCGCGAGCTCGTGACGCTGAGGCCGGCTGAGGCGTCAGCATCGAAGCCGGCAAAGAAGAGCAGGCGATAG
- the groL gene encoding chaperonin GroEL (60 kDa chaperone family; promotes refolding of misfolded polypeptides especially under stressful conditions; forms two stacked rings of heptamers to form a barrel-shaped 14mer; ends can be capped by GroES; misfolded proteins enter the barrel where they are refolded when GroES binds): protein MAAKDVRFSTDARELMLRGVDILANAVKITLGPKGRNVVIDKAYGAPRTTKDGVTVAKEIELEDKFENMGAQMLREVASKTSDMAGDGTTTATVLAQAIVREGAKAVAAGMNPMDLKRGVEMAVAAAVEDLKKRSKKIGSSDEIAQVGTISANGEIEIGRMIATAMERVGKDGVITVEEAKGMDTELEIVEGMQFDRGYLSPYFITNVDKMSVEFEDPHILLHEKKLSSLQPLLPILEAVVQSSRPLLIISEDVEGEALATLVVNKLRGGLKVAAVKAPGFGDRRKAMLEDIATLTGGQLISEDLGIKLENVTIDMLGRAKRVQIDKENTTIIDGSGEKSAIQARIGQIKAQIEETSSDYDREKLQERLAKLAGGVAVIKVGGSTEIEVKERKDRVDDALNATRAAVEEGIVPGGGVALLRAKKVVEALTSPNADITAGIKIVAKALETPLRQIAENSGAEGSIVAGKVLEKTGNFGFDAQNETYVDMVAAGIIDPTKVVRVALQDAASVAALLITTEAMIAERPKSTAAPQMPAGGGMGGMDF, encoded by the coding sequence ATGGCCGCCAAAGACGTCAGATTCTCCACCGATGCCCGCGAGCTCATGCTGCGTGGCGTCGACATCCTCGCCAACGCCGTCAAAATAACGCTCGGCCCGAAAGGCCGCAATGTCGTGATCGACAAAGCCTACGGCGCACCGCGCACCACCAAGGACGGCGTCACCGTCGCCAAGGAAATTGAACTCGAAGACAAGTTCGAGAATATGGGCGCCCAGATGCTGCGTGAAGTCGCGTCCAAGACGAGCGACATGGCTGGAGATGGCACCACAACAGCAACGGTCCTGGCCCAGGCAATCGTTCGCGAAGGGGCGAAAGCGGTCGCCGCCGGCATGAACCCGATGGACCTCAAGCGCGGTGTCGAAATGGCCGTTGCGGCAGCCGTCGAGGATCTGAAGAAGCGATCGAAGAAGATCGGATCATCCGATGAAATCGCCCAGGTCGGCACCATTTCGGCCAATGGCGAGATCGAGATTGGCCGTATGATCGCCACGGCGATGGAGAGAGTCGGCAAGGATGGTGTCATCACCGTCGAGGAAGCCAAGGGCATGGACACCGAACTCGAAATTGTCGAGGGCATGCAGTTCGATCGCGGCTACCTGTCGCCCTACTTCATCACCAATGTCGACAAAATGTCCGTCGAATTCGAAGATCCCCATATTCTCCTGCACGAAAAGAAGCTCTCCAGCCTGCAACCCCTGCTGCCGATCCTGGAAGCGGTGGTGCAATCCAGCCGCCCGCTCCTCATCATCTCCGAGGATGTCGAAGGCGAGGCCCTTGCCACACTCGTTGTCAACAAATTGCGCGGCGGGCTGAAGGTCGCGGCCGTAAAGGCGCCAGGCTTCGGCGATCGACGCAAGGCCATGCTGGAAGATATAGCCACCCTCACCGGCGGCCAGTTGATCTCGGAAGATCTCGGCATCAAGCTCGAGAATGTGACAATCGATATGCTCGGCCGGGCAAAGCGCGTTCAAATCGATAAGGAAAATACGACCATAATCGATGGCAGCGGAGAGAAAAGTGCTATCCAGGCTCGTATCGGCCAGATCAAGGCACAGATCGAGGAAACCTCCTCGGACTATGACCGCGAGAAGCTGCAGGAGCGCCTCGCCAAGCTGGCCGGCGGCGTTGCCGTTATCAAAGTGGGCGGCTCGACCGAGATCGAGGTGAAGGAGCGCAAGGATCGCGTCGATGACGCGCTCAACGCGACGCGCGCGGCAGTCGAGGAAGGCATCGTGCCGGGCGGTGGCGTTGCGCTTCTGCGAGCGAAAAAGGTCGTCGAAGCACTGACATCCCCCAATGCCGATATTACCGCCGGCATCAAGATCGTCGCCAAGGCGCTTGAGACCCCTCTGCGCCAGATCGCCGAAAATTCAGGCGCCGAAGGCTCGATCGTGGCCGGCAAGGTGTTGGAGAAGACCGGAAACTTCGGCTTCGATGCGCAGAACGAAACCTATGTGGACATGGTCGCGGCCGGCATCATCGATCCGACCAAGGTGGTGCGTGTGGCCCTTCAGGATGCCGCCTCCGTCGCGGCGCTTCTGATCACCACCGAAGCCATGATCGCCGAACGCCCAAAGTCGACCGCGGCACCTCAAATGCCCGCAGGCGGTGGCATGGGAGGAATGGATTTCTGA
- the fdhE gene encoding formate dehydrogenase accessory protein FdhE has translation MTKQIIPAGSDPTAIGEISVPPFARLPDPTVLFASRAQRFAALALGHQLGPYLNFLAALAGAQHEIQDDLPEPELPDPETLKRARDYGMPPLDRAKFSHVAALATLEKLLSAASAIDKPKPAAEALDRLIGAGSLEQEHRMRNVLADAIPIEDLAQHVYVAAALQVHFARLASRLEAGALVPVGDGACPACGGPPVSSVIVGWHGAHGARFCACSLCATLWNYVRIKCSLCGSTKGIGYQEIDGGPGTVKAETCDSCRGYVKIFHQHKDPALDPTTDDVATLALDLLMRDGPYRRGSFNPFLIGY, from the coding sequence ATGACCAAACAGATCATTCCAGCCGGTTCCGATCCTACCGCTATCGGTGAAATTTCAGTGCCGCCTTTCGCCCGTCTGCCGGACCCGACAGTCCTGTTCGCAAGTCGCGCCCAAAGGTTCGCGGCCTTGGCGCTTGGTCATCAGCTCGGTCCCTATCTGAATTTCCTCGCCGCTCTCGCGGGGGCTCAGCACGAGATCCAGGATGACTTGCCTGAGCCCGAGCTGCCCGATCCGGAAACACTCAAGCGGGCGCGCGATTATGGCATGCCGCCGCTCGATCGCGCCAAATTCTCTCACGTGGCGGCCTTAGCAACGCTCGAGAAGCTGCTCTCTGCTGCCTCGGCAATCGACAAGCCGAAGCCCGCTGCGGAAGCTCTCGACCGGCTGATCGGGGCCGGGTCTTTGGAACAAGAGCATCGCATGCGCAATGTGCTCGCCGATGCGATCCCGATCGAGGATCTGGCGCAGCATGTCTATGTCGCGGCGGCATTGCAGGTGCATTTCGCTCGCCTGGCCTCGCGCCTCGAGGCCGGCGCACTGGTTCCCGTCGGCGATGGCGCCTGTCCGGCCTGCGGCGGTCCTCCGGTATCTTCAGTGATCGTCGGCTGGCATGGCGCCCATGGCGCGCGCTTCTGTGCCTGCTCGCTCTGTGCCACGCTGTGGAACTATGTGCGCATCAAATGCTCCTTGTGCGGTTCGACCAAGGGGATCGGCTACCAGGAAATCGACGGTGGTCCCGGAACCGTCAAAGCCGAGACCTGCGATTCTTGTCGCGGCTATGTGAAGATTTTTCATCAGCACAAGGACCCGGCCCTCGATCCGACCACCGATGACGTGGCGACATTGGCGCTCGATCTCTTGATGCGTGACGGTCCTTATCGCCGTGGATCGTTCAACCCGTTCCTGATCGGCTATTGA
- a CDS encoding tetratricopeptide repeat protein → MRWLDRLVRKPAEAPVAKKMAAAFNAVQRGDHASALAIWEPLAQMGVARAQNNIGACLAEGRGVEHNPELAFRWLTLAAEGNDPVGQRNLAALYFRGLGVAQDYRRAAELYRLASEQGDGPAQDMLSWMLLEGEVIEPDVAEAQRWALAAAGQGIASAMTRLGMLHHNALGVARDPAEAARWWRRAAFLGDADGQAMLGAACHLGAGVEADAVTALAWLLRAEARGSSLATRYMAAARAALSADEVAEAVHRAAQPLPEVTP, encoded by the coding sequence ATGCGATGGCTTGACCGCCTGGTTCGCAAACCGGCCGAAGCGCCAGTGGCCAAAAAAATGGCTGCCGCGTTCAACGCCGTGCAGCGCGGCGACCATGCGTCAGCTCTCGCCATCTGGGAGCCGCTCGCGCAAATGGGTGTGGCGCGTGCCCAGAACAATATTGGCGCCTGCCTGGCGGAAGGACGCGGTGTCGAACACAATCCCGAACTTGCCTTCCGCTGGCTGACGCTTGCCGCGGAAGGCAATGACCCTGTCGGGCAGAGGAATCTAGCGGCGCTCTACTTTCGCGGGCTCGGTGTCGCACAGGATTATCGGCGTGCCGCCGAACTTTATCGTTTGGCTTCCGAACAGGGCGACGGCCCGGCCCAGGACATGCTGAGCTGGATGCTGCTCGAAGGTGAAGTCATCGAACCTGACGTCGCCGAAGCACAGCGCTGGGCGCTGGCCGCCGCGGGGCAGGGGATCGCATCGGCGATGACCCGGCTCGGCATGCTACACCACAATGCGCTGGGCGTTGCGCGCGATCCCGCCGAAGCCGCCCGGTGGTGGCGCCGTGCGGCGTTTCTGGGAGATGCGGACGGCCAGGCGATGCTGGGCGCCGCCTGCCATTTGGGCGCCGGCGTAGAGGCGGATGCGGTCACGGCGCTCGCCTGGCTGCTGCGCGCCGAGGCCCGGGGCAGCAGTCTCGCGACACGCTATATGGCGGCGGCTCGCGCAGCGCTTAGCGCTGACGAGGTCGCCGAAGCAGTGCATCGGGCCGCCCAGCCACTGCCGGAGGTCACACCATGA